The proteins below are encoded in one region of Paramisgurnus dabryanus chromosome 2, PD_genome_1.1, whole genome shotgun sequence:
- the slc17a6b gene encoding vesicular glutamate transporter 2.1, which translates to MDPPKEPGFVPSKEGLKQLAGKTLGNVYKVLERRQKTGENIELTEDGRPAQIKEKKPPLCDCTCFGLPRRYIIAIMSGLGFCISFGIRCNLGVAIVSMVNNSTIHLNGKIVIKEKAKFNWDPETVGMIHGSFFWGYIVTQIPGGYISSRLAANRVFGAAILLTATLNMFIPSAARVHYGCVIFVRILQGLVEGVTYPACHGIWSKWAPPMERSRLATTSFCGSYAGAVIAMPLAGILVQYTGWSSVFYVYGCFGILWYMFWILVSYESPAEHPTISDEERCYIEESIGESAKLLGPAEKYKTPWKKFFTSMPVYAIIVANFCRSWTFYLLLISQPAYFEEVFGFEISKVGMLSALPHLVMTIIVPIGGQIADHLRSKNILSTTTVRKIMNCGGFGMEATLLLVVGYSHSKGVAISFLVLAVGFSGFAISGFNVNHLDIAPRYASILMGISNGVGTLSGMVCPLIVGAMTKHKTREEWQYVFLIASLVHYGGVIFYGIFASGEKQPWADPELTSEEKCGFIDEDELAEETGDITQSYGALGGPAKTYGATTQLNGGWAEGWDKREEYVQEGVEEGGYGYRQGGNYS; encoded by the exons ATGGATCCTCCGAAGGAGCCTGGTTTTGTTCCCAGTAAAGAGGGGCTGAAACAACTGGCAGGGAAGACACTGGGGAACGTGTACAA GGTGCTAGAAAGGCGACAAAAAACTGGCGAGAACATTGAACTAACCGAAGATGGAAGGCCTGCTCAGATCAAAGAGAAAAAGCCTCCTCTGTGCGACTGCACGTGCTTTGGACTTCCACGCCGCTACATCATCGCCATAATGAGCGGCCTCGGGTTCTGCATCTCTTTCGGTATCCGGTGCAACTTAGGCGTGGCCATAGTGAGCATGGTTAACAACAGcaccattcacttaaacggaaAGATCGTCATCAAAGAG aaagcAAAGTTTAATTGGGACCCTGAAACAGTGGGAATGATTCATGGCTCGTTTTTCTGGGGTTATATTGTGACGCAAATTCCTGGGGGATACATTTCCTCTAGACTGGCAGCGAACAG GGTGTTTGGTGCTGCCATTCTCCTCACGGCCACACTGAATATGTTCATCCCCTCAGCTGCACGTGTACACTATGGGTGCGTCATATTCGTCAGGATATTACAAGGGCTTGTAGAG GGTGTGACCTACCCAGCATGCCATGGTATCTGGAGTAAGTGGGCCCCTCCAATGGAACGAAGTCGTCTGGCCACAACCTCCTTCTGTG GGTCATATGCTGGAGCTGTCATTGCCATGCCCCTCGCTGGGATCCTTGTGCAGTATACTGGCTGGTCCTCTGTTTTCTATGTATATG GCTGCTTTGGAATTCTTTGGTATATGTTTTGGATACTTGTGTCATATGAGAGTCCAGCTGAACACCCCACCATCTCAGATGAAGAACGCTGCTACATTGAGGAGAGTATTGGAGAGAGCGCTAAGCTGCTGGGTCCTGCAGAA AAATACAAGACACCTTGGAAGAAATTTTTCACATCCATGCCCGTCTATGCAATCATCGTGGCCAACTTTTGTAGGAGTTGGACCTTCTATTTGCTGCTCATCAGCCAGCCTGCATACTTTGAGGAAGTGTTTGGCTTTGAGATTAGCAAG GTTGGCATGCTATCAGCACTGCCCCATCTGGTAATGACCATTATTGTGCCCATTGGGGGACAGATAGCTGATCACCTTCGCAGTAAAAACATCCTGTCTACTACCACAGTTCGAAAGATCATGAACTGTGGAG GCTTTGGAATGGAGGCCACTTTATTGCTGGTTGTGGGTTACTCCCACAGTAAAGGGGTCGCCATTTCATTTCTTGTGTTGGCTGTCGGGTTCAGTGGGTTCGCAATATCAG GTTTTAATGTCAATCACTTGGACATTGCTCCTCGCTATGCCAGTATCCTGATGGGAATCTCTAACGGAGTTGGAACTCTATCAGGAATGGTGTGCCCTCTTATTGTGGGAGCTATGACTAAACATAAG ACCCGAGAAGAATGGCAGTATGTGTTTCTTATCGCTTCCCTTGTCCATTATGGTGGTGTAATCTTCTATGGCATCTTTGCCTCGGGGGAGAAACAGCCATGGGCGGATCCAGAGCTGACCAGCGAGGAGAAGTGTGGTTTCATTGATGAAGATGAGCTGGCTGAGGAAACAGGGGACATCACCCAGAGCTACGGTGCTTTGGGGGGTCCGGCCAAAACCTATGGTGCCACCACACAGTTGAATGGAGGATGGGCAGAAGGATGGGATAAACGAGAGGAGTATGTACAGGAGGGTGTGGAAGAAGGAGGTTATGGATACAGGCAGGGTGGGAATTACTCTTAG